The following coding sequences lie in one Brachionichthys hirsutus isolate HB-005 chromosome 15, CSIRO-AGI_Bhir_v1, whole genome shotgun sequence genomic window:
- the LOC137904969 gene encoding acyl-coenzyme A thioesterase 1-like, producing MSSQVMLRLLPSATCLFDCPLQVKVAGLRSRQVVTMVARATDEKGVVFSSSATYKADGGGELDLERDPSLGGSYVGVEPMGLFWSMKADALHTRFQKSKSLSPHVVKLSVWEEGQGRMLAEATNQRLLMGDGVSRLCVNEGGIRGVLFTPPGGGPFPAVLDLYTLGGGLSEKRASLLASRGFMVLTVSLYGHENKPKSTKEIHLDYFQEAIEFLQKQDKVGSEGVGVISMSKSGDLALSIASYLPGVAATVWINGCSANTAFPLYYKKSQILPALPFDLSKIIATESGASISKYGMADTRAEENKGSLVPVEQAKGRFLFVASEDDLNWDSRAYMDEMLERLKHHGKDNFESVSYPEAGHYLEPPYGPYCSSSFHGFIGKPVQWGGVPRSHAAAEVHMWREIQEFFRTHLSCDTTNNKAKL from the exons ATGTCCTCCCAAGTCATGCTGAGGCTGCTGCCGAGTGCCACGTGCTTGTTTGACTGTCCTCTTCAGGTGAAGGTGGCTGGGCTGAGGTCCAGACAggtggttaccatggtagccAGAGCGACAGATGAGAAGGGCGTGGTGTTCAGCTCCTCGGCCACCTACAAGGCTGACGGCGGCGGGGAGCTAGATCTCGAGAGAGACCCCTCGCTCGGTGGGAGCTACGTCGGGGTCGAACCCATGGGTCTGTTTTGGTCGATGAAGGCAGACGCTTTGCACACCAGGTTTCAGAAAAGCAAGTCTCTGAGCCCTCATGTGGTGAAGCTCTCTGTGTGGGAGGAGGGGCAGGGCAGGATGCTGGCAGAGGCGACCAATCAGAGGTTGctgatgggagacggggtcAGCCGGCTCTGTGTTAATGAGGGGGGTATTCGTGGCGTCCTGTTCACTCCTCCAG GTGGAGGTCCCTTCCCTGCTGTGCTGGATCTGTACACTTTGGGTGGAGGTTTGTCAGAGAAAAGGGCGTCGCTGCTGGCCAGTCGAGGATTTATGGTCCTAACTGTGTCGCTGTACGGCCACGAAAACAAGCCGAAAAGTACTAAGGAGATTCATCTGGATTACTTTCAGGAAGCTATAGAGTTTTTACAAAAGCAAGATAAG GTGGGCAGTGAAGGAGTTGGTGTAATATCGATGTCAAAGAGTGGAGATCTTGCGCTTTCTATAGCCTCTTACCTGCCAGGTGTAGCGGCCACAGTGTGGATCAACGGCTGCTCTGCCAATACAGCGTTCCCTCTGTACTACAAGAAGAGCCAAATTCTCCCTGCGTTACCGTTTGATCTCAGTAAGATAATCGCCACTGAGTCAGGGGCAAGTATCAGCAAGTATGGCATGGCTGATACCCGGGCGGAGGAGAACAAGGGCAGCCTGGTCCCCGTTGAACAAGCGAAGGGCCGTTTCCTCTTTGTGGCCTCTGAGGATGACCTCAACTGGGACAGCAGAGCCTACATGGATGAGATGCTGGAGAGACTGAAGCATCATGGGAAGGACAACTTTGAGAGCGTGTCCTATCCTGAAGCGGGACATTACCTGGAGCCACCTTATGGACCCTACTGCAGCTCCAGTTTTCATGGGTTTATAGGTAAACCagtccagtgggggggggtgcccAGATCACACGCTGCGGCTGAAGTTCACATGTGGAGGGAGATCCAGGAGTTCTTTAGAACTCACCTGAGCTGTGATACGACCAACAATAAAGCCAAGTTATAG